The following coding sequences lie in one Silene latifolia isolate original U9 population chromosome 5, ASM4854445v1, whole genome shotgun sequence genomic window:
- the LOC141655056 gene encoding uncharacterized protein LOC141655056: MNLLSLNCRGLGSPDSARALRTLVRREAPAMLFLCETKLCGCDMRRIREGLDGYYGIEVDCMGRSGGLAFLWKKDIDCNFVSASVHHMDFTIKEDNREWRVTGFYGWPAVADRHLSWELLRVLSRQSSLPWICIGDFNEILYSTEMKGGSRAQWKMNNFQSAVDDCEHRDVSWEGYQFTWDNGQAREANRQCMLDRAMCTSSWLDMFSYARLFHLDREWSDHAPIKLYCDRRDVKGNGRRRLRFEQIWVGEEGCEDAVGRGVEMGRGNLVESLKACAKELQKWKKVNIGKIGLAMDRKRRQLARLNEGSRDETEVKRRRKLIAELADLSRQEEKYWRQRSRALWLRDGDRNTTFFHNKATDRRSKNHISKLKDDAGIVRSGDEAVAAVAVAYF; the protein is encoded by the coding sequence ATGAATCTCCTAAGCCTTAACTGCCGGGGATTGGGCAGCCCCGACAGTGCTCGAGCCCTCCGTACTTTAGTACGGAGAGAAGCCCCGGCCATGCTGTTTTTATGCGAGACGAAACTTTGTGGTTGTGATATGAGGAGGATACGGGAGGGACTTGATGGGTATTATGGGATAGAAGTTGATTGCATGGGGAGGTCGGGGGGTCTTGCTTTTTTATGGAAGAAAGATATTGATTGTAATTTTGTTTCCGCTTCTGTCCACCATATGGATTTTACAATTAAAGAAGATAATCGAGAGTGGAGAGTTACAGGCTTTTATGGGTGGCCAGCTGTAGCAGATCGTCACTTATCTTGGGAACTGTTACGGGTCTTGAGTAGGCAATCCTCGTTGCCATGGATATGCATTGGAGATTTTAATGAGATTCTTTACTCTACGGAGATGAAGGGCGGGAGCCGAGCTCAATGGAAGATGAATAACTTTCAGTCGGCTGTGGATGATTGTGAGCATAGGGATGTTTCGTGGGAAGGGTATCAATTTACTTGGGATAATGGACAAGCGAGGGAAGCGAATAGACAATGTATGCTTGATAGAGCGATGTGCACTAGTTCGTGGCTTGATATGTTTTCTTATGCGAGATTGTTTCACCTCGATCGGGAGTGGTCTGACCATGCTCCTATAAAATTGTATTGTGATAGGAGAGATGTCAAGGGAAATGGAAGAAGACGGCTTCGGTTTGAGCAGATTTGGGTGGGAGAAGAGGGGTGTGAGGATGCCGTGGGTAGAGGGGTGGAGATGGGACGGGGAAATCTGGTGGAATCATTGAAGGCTTGTGCGAAGGAGCTGCAAAAATGGAAGAAGGTTAATATAGGTAAGATTGGGTTGGCCATGGATCGAAAACGAAGGCAATTGGCACGATTGAACGAGGGTAGCCGGGATGAGACTGAGGTGAAGCGACGACGGAAATTGATTGCTGAACTTGCGGACCTTAGTAGACAAGAAGAAAAATATTGGCGCCAACGATCGAGAGCTCTATGGCTTCGAGATGGGGACCGAAATACCACCTTTTTCCATAATAAAGCTACTGAtcggaggagtaaaaaccatatCTCAAAATTGAAGGATGATGCGGGGATTGTGCGAAGTGGGGACGAGGCTGTAGCTGCGGTTGCCGTGGCCTATTTCTAG
- the LOC141655057 gene encoding uncharacterized protein LOC141655057, with protein MVGCWAIWEHRNKVVFDGIEAAPDSVVTRAMDVLSEMTMMDGGSYVRGKGGGRMEAQGGSEGWQSAPSGYVKLNVDAGVVEGEGSDTGVVCRGGDGSVLWGIAIGRKQQWEPVIAEAVAMLDGLQEALARGHRHVVIESDCLQVVDAVKEKRQVRSIFSLIVDDII; from the coding sequence ATGGTAGGTTGTTGGGCAATATGGGAGCATAGGAATAAGGTGGTGTTCGATGGCATTGAGGCTGCCCCAGACTCGGTTGTTACGAGAGCCATGGATGTGCTAAGCGAGATGACGATGATGGATGGGGGGAGTTATGTCAGGGGGAAGGGGGGAGGACGTATGGAGGCACAAGGTGGGAGTGAGGGGTGGCAATCGGCACCGAGTGGCTACGTAAAGCTGAATGTGGATGCGGGAGTGGTTGAGGGGGAGGGGTCTGACACGGGTGTTGTTTGTCGGGGTGGGGATGGGTCGGTGTTGTGGGGAATTGCCATAGGACGAAAACAACAATGGGAGCCGGTGATAGCTGAGGCGGTTGCAATGTTGGATGGTTTACAGGAAGCGCTAGCAAGGGGTCATCGACATGTGGTAATCGAAAGTGACTGTCTCCAGGTTGTGGATGCGGTAAAGGAGAAGCGTCAAGTAAGGAGCATTTTTTCGTTAATTGTAGATGATATTATTTAG